CACCTCGGCGTCGCCGAGCAGCGCGACCGTCGCGGCCGTCCCGCCCGGGGCCGCAGGCACCGGGACCCATTCGATGTCCGACAAGGAGGCGCGCCGCCCGGCCCCGCGGCCGAGCGCCTCGGCATCCACCGGGCGAGCGGTGAGCGATTCCAGGCTCAGCACGGGCGCACCGGTGTCGTCGACGGCGGTCACCCGAACGCGTCCGGCGCCCGAGCGCTCCAGCCGCACCCGGACGGCGGCCGTCCCCGCGCGGTACAGCCGGACCCCGCCGAACGAGAACGGCAGCGGCAGCCTGCCCGCGGGCATGTCCTGGGCCAGTTCGGTGATCGCGGTGTGGAAGGCGGCGTCCAGCAGGGCGGGGTGCATCCCGAAAGCCGGTGCCTGATCGCCCGATTCGGCTGGCAGCGACACCTCCGCGAGCAGGTCGTCACCGTCACGCCAGGCCGACGTGACGCCCTGGAACACCGGGCCGTAATCGAACCCGAGGCGCGCCAACCGGTCGTAGAGCCGGTCCACCGGCACGGGTTCGGCCTCGGCCGGCGGCCATTCCGCGTCCTCTGCCGAGGCGGACCAGCTCGATTCGACCCACGCGGGAACACCTTCCGTCCCGGGGGCGAGGACACCGTTGGCATGCGGCACCCACTCGCCCGCATCGGCATCCTCGGCCGCGACCGCGCGCGAATAGATGACGAACCGGCGCCCGCCCGCCTCGTCGGCGGGTTCGACGGTCAGCTGGACGTCGACCGCCGTGTCGTCGGCGAGCAGCAGCGGCGCCTCCAGCAGCAGTTCCTCGACGAGATCGGTGCCGAGCCGGGCGCCCGCGGTCAGCGCCAGTTCCACGAAGGCGGTGCCCGGCAGCAGCACCGACCCGAAGGCGACGTGGTCGGCCAGCCACGGATGCGTCCGCACCGACAGCCGGCCGGTGAACAGCCATTCGTCCCGCCCGGCCAACGGCACGGCGCCGGTGAGCATCGGATGATCCGATGACTTCAGTGACGCCTCGATCGCGAGCGGTTCCAACCAGTACCGCTGTCGTTGGAACGCATACGTCGGCAGGGCCACGCGGGTCAGCGGCCGGCCGGCGAACAGCGGCCGCCAGTGCACGTCGATACCGGCCGTGTGGGCGTGCGCGAGCATGGTGACGTACTGCGTCACCTCATCGGCCGAACGACGTGACGCGGCGGTCACCATCGACTCGGCTTCCACCTCCGGATGTTCGGCCAGGCACCGGCGTGTCGTCGCCGCGAGCACCGCGTCCGGGCCGATTTCGACGAAGCGGCGGACGCCGGCGGCCACCAGGGCGTCCACCCCCGGCGCGAACCGCACACAACCGCGCAACTGCTCGACCCAGTATCCCGGGTCGGTCAGTTCGGCCTCGGCGAGCACGCCGGAGACATTCGATACCACCGCGACCGTGGGCGTCCGGTACGTCAGCCGCTGGGCGACGGCGCGGAATTCGGCCAGCATGGGGTCCATCCGCGCGGAATGGAACGCATGGCTGACACGCAGCCGGGATGTCTTGACGCCCGCATCCGACAGCTGTCGCTCGACTTGATCGACGGCGTCCGCGTCACCGGAGATCACGACCGACGACGGGCCGTTCACGGCTGCCACCGACAGCGCGTTCCCGTGCGCGGCGATGAGCTCGACGGCGCGCTGCTCGGTCACCGCGGCGGCGAGCATGGCGCCGCCTTCGGGCAACCCACCCATCAACCGCCCCCGCGCCGCCACCAACGCACACGCATCAGCCCTCGACCACACCCCCGCCACATACGCCGCCACCAACTCACCGATCGAATGACCGATCACCACATCCGGAACGATCCCGAACGACTCCACCAACCGGAACAACGCCACCTCAAAGGCGAACAACGCAGGCTGCGTGAACTCCGTACGATCCACCAAACCCCCACCCCCCACCCCGAACACAACATCCCGCAACGAAACCCCCAACAGCGGATCGAACTCCCCACACAACTCATCGAAAACCGCAGCAAACACCGGAAACGCCGCATACAACCCCGCCCCCATACCCACCCGCTGCGCACCCTGACCCGTGAACAAGAACGCCGTCTTCCCCGGTAAGCCGACACCGTCGAGCGCACCATCTGCGGCGCCGGCCGCCAGCTCCGCCAATCCGGACAGCAACTGGTCTCGATCGCCGCCGACCACCGCGGCGCGGCGGTTCCATTGCGCCCTGGTCTCGATCAGCGCGGACGCCACGCTCCACGGGTCGGCGTCCGGATGTCCGAGCAGCCACTCGTGCAACCGGGCTGCCTGGGCGCGCAGCGCCTCCTCTGTCTTAGCCGACACGAGCAACGGCACGGCGTCGGCCGCGCAAGCGGGCCCGGCGTCGCGGTCCGCCGGCTCGTCGCCGGATACCGGCGCGGGCGCTTCCTCCACGATCACATGCGCGTTCGTCCCACTGATCCCGAACGACGAGACACCCGCCCGGCGCACCCGTTCTCCGGCAGGCCACCGCTCCGCCTGCGTCAACAACCGCACCGAACCCGCCGACCAATCCACGTGCGGCGACGGCGCGTCCACGTGCAAGGTCTTCGGCAACGTCTCGTGCCGCAGCGCCTGCACCATCTTGATCACGCCGCCGACACCCGCCGCCGCCTGCGAATGACCGATGTTCGACTTCAGCGAGCCGATGCGCAGCGGCTCGTCGCGCTGCTGTCCGTACGCGGCGATCAGTGCCTGCGCCTCGATCGGATCGCCGAGCGAGGTGCCCGTGCCGTGTGCCTCCACCGCGTCCACGTCCGTGGGCGTCAGCCCGGCCGCGGCCAGCGCGGCCGCGATCACCCGCTCCTGCGACGGACCGTTCGGCGCGGTCAATCCGTTGCTCGCGCCGTCCTGATTCACCGCAGATCCACGAATCACCGCCAGCACCTCGTGCCCCGCGCGCCGCGCGTCCGACAAACGCTCCAGCACCAGCACACCCACGCCCTCGCCCCAGCCCACGCCGTCCGCCGACGCCGAGAACGCCTTACAGCGCCCGTCCGCCGACAACCCACGCTGCCGGGAGAATTCGATGAACAGGAACGGCGTCGACATCACCGTGACGCCACCGGCCAGCACGAGGGATGTCTCGCCGCGGCGCAGGGCCTGGCAGGCCAGGTGGATGGCCACCAGCGACGACGAACACGCTGTATCCACCGACACGGCGGGGCCTTCCAGGCCCAGCGTGTAGGCCACCCGGCCGGAGACCACGCTGCCCGTCGAACCGATTCCCGCGTAGCCCTCCGCGATGGGTCCGGCCGCTCTGGCGGTGTGCTCGTAGTCCTCGTACATCACGCCCGCGAATACGCCGGTATCGCTGCCGCGCAGCGAGGTCGGGGCGATACCGGCGTTCTCCAGCGCTTCCCAGGAAGCCTCCAGCAGCAGCCGCTGCTGCGGGTCGGTCGCCGCCGCCTCCCGGGGACCGATGCCGAAGAATCCCGCGTCGAAGTCGCCCGCGTCCCGCAGGAAGCCACCCGAACGCGTGTACACCTTTCCGAACCGGTCCGGGTCCGGGTCGAACAGCCCCTCCAGATCCCAGCCCCGGTCGGCCGGGAACTCGCCCACGGCGTCCACTTCCGCCGCGACCAGCTCCCACAACTGCTCCGGCGACGCGGCCCCGCCCGGATACCGGCAGCTCATGCCGACGATCGCGATCGGTTCGTCGATCTTCTCCCGCAGCTGGGTCAGATCGTCGCGCGTCGTCATGAGTTCGACGGTGACCTTCTTCAGGTACTCCAACATGCGGTCGGACGAGTCGCCAGCGCCGTTGTCCACGTTTCACATCCCGGGTATCGCAGGGTCGACAAAGAAACCCGGCGGCGCGAGCAGCGGCGCGGGTTCGCAAGAACTACCGAGTGGTTCGGTCAGGTATCGGTGCCGAAGCAGCCGGTCGAGGCGCCCGCGAGCGGCAGACGAGGCCGGCGCGCGTCGCGACCGCGTATTTCCACGGAGGAATGTTTCTCCGCGGTTATCGAGATGGACATCTCGACGTCACCCTCAGTGACGGAAAAGCCGACACAGCGGAACATCCTGTGTACCACGGATCTTTATCCGAGGCGAGCACCTTACTTCCCAGAGCTGAGAAGACGAATCCATAGCACATTTGCAATCTTTCTTCGGCAGGCAAAGCGCCAGGACAAGCGTCCAGTCGCGTGCTGAGCGTTAGCCTGCCAGCCGTTCCGCTTTCCCGCAAGTGATCCGCGAACCGCTCGTTCGCGCAAAGATCCGGCGCGCGTTCCCAGGCCCCCGAGGTCGAATCAGGGAGGTCCCTGCGGCCTCGAAGCGGCCGCGCGAATGCACCGCACCGGACCGATTGCCGCCATGGCATGTGCGAACGCCGAGCGTGCACGCCACTTCACCGGACGAGCAAACCACGGACCAGAACCCCCGCGGCGCTGCGGATCAGCGGCCTGAGCCGTGCCGCGTCCGAGCGAAGCACACCGGCCGACTCCGGCCCGCGCCGCGCAGCGATGCGACAGAACCGTTTGCTGAAAACCTCGACTACTCGGCTCTCACCGAGGGCCCCGATAGGAAACACTGCGAAATCGACTTCTCGGCGAATACCTGAAAAACACGCCGCAATACGGTTGCGGCCGCCCGTCCGGGCGAAATTCGCCTGAGTGCAGATACCGGCGCAGCGAGATTCAACCCATCTCGACCGCACTTCGCGCTTGCAAACCGATCCGCAACGGATACAGCGCACAGTTCTCCACCTAGCCGGTTTACCGTCATTTTATAACGATCATTTTGTTCACGCCATTGAACAAAACTCGATTCGGCTTATTCTACGAATATTCGGCAGAGGCGAACGGTTGGCGTCCCGGAGAATTTCGGCAACGGGTCGGATGCCATACCGGACTACCGGGCGAGCCGGCAGTTCCGATCGAGGGCGTGCCTCTCGGCGGATGCCCTCACCCACCGGGGGCGCACCCGGCTAGAGAAGATCTCGGATCCAGCCGACCCACGCCGGACCAACTGCGGCCCCGAACTGTTCGGAGTCACGGCGCTGTGCAGGCAACGGCTGCGTGCAGGCGGAAACAACGCCGAGCGGATCGGCGGTGGCGGCGAAGCCACCGGAGCACTTCCTTCGGCTGCCCTCGAAAAAGTCTGAGCCGGTGGACTTCTCGGCTCGTCACAGCAGACAGCGCCGACATCCGGGACCGTGGCGGTCCCGGATGTCGGCACTGAAAAGGTCCAGAAACCCCGATGCCCACCGAGCAGCGGGTGCGAGGAGCCGCTCGGTGGGCATACCGCCCGCGCAGGGGACGTGCGCGCCGGACAGAGGCGGGTTGAGGGATCCCGTCCGGCGGGCAGCACGCGTGGCGGTCGGTGCTCCCGTCGAGCGGCGGACGGAGTCGGGGCACGAGCCACGCCGCTCGACGGGAGCAGGTCATTCGGTGATCACAGCGAGCCTCCGCCGCCGAGCAACCACGGGTTGAAGGTGCAATCCAGATTCGGATGTCCGGCCGGGTCCAGTGCGCGCAGCGCGATGGACAACGCCCGCGGCGAATACATCATCGTGAGGTGGTCGGACACGTCTTGTTCGCATCCGTCCTGCAGCGTGATGTTCTGCACCGTCACACCGGGCGCCGGCTTCAGGAAGGTCAAATCGTAGGGATTGGTGATTTCGTCATAACGGGTGCCGACGACGGTGTAGTCGACACCGGAAATGGTGTCGCCGCCCTCGTTGAGTTTGTTGACGAAGTCCGAGCCGATCGTCTGCTGGATGCCGGCGTGGCCGACGAAGATCTCGATGAAGCCGAGGATGTCGATACCGAAGTTGTTGATCGCCCGGCCCAGCGCACCGATGCCGTCCAGACTGGTGCCGTGATGCGTGGCGCCGTAGGTGATCAGGTTCTTCACCTTGGCCGCGCCGCCCTCGAACTTCGTGTACCAGTTCGACATCGACCCGCCCTGGGAATGCGCGACGAGGTCCACCTCCGACGCCCCGGTAGCGGCCAGCACCCGATCGACGAAGGTGGCCAGCTGCTTGGCCGAGTCCTGGATGTACCCGGTGCCCATCACGCCCGGCAGCACCGAGCCGAGACCACCGCCCTCGAGCAGGTTGGACCGGCCGTAGTTGAAGGTGAAGGTGCAGAAGCCCGCGTCCTTGATGGGCTGCCCCATGAAGGCGAAGCCGTTGTAGGCGTTCATCCAGGTGCCGTGCACCAGCACCACCGGGCGCGGATGCTCGGCAGTCGGCTTGCAGTTCCAGTCGTTGGCCCCCGGCGGCGCGACGTCCGGATGGGTGAGCCCGTAGCCGAACGCGGCCAGCCACGAGGTCATCGGCGGACCGTAGCCGACGGTGTCGCTGGCGTAACCGCCGGAGGACCCGGAGCTGCTGCCCGACCCGCCGTAGCAGTCGCCGGAACCGTTGCCCGAGCCCGCGCCACTGCCCGAGGTGCATGCCGAGCCGGTGCCCGCGCTGCCCGAATCCGCCACCGGCGCCACCTTGCGGCCCGCCGCGATGTAGTCGGCCAGCTGTTGTTCGGTGGGTTTCGCCTCCGGCGCCGCGTTGGCGCCCGAGGCGCCGACGGCGAGCACCGACACGCTCAACAGCACCGCCGCCAAAGACGAGCGCCCGTAGGTACTTCGTTTCATGAGTTGCCTTCCTGCAGAACCACGGTGTTCGACCACCGGCGCCGTTTTCGCTGGTCATCGGCACCGAAGCTGCGCCAACGCTAAAACCGCCGAACGCGGCGTCCTATGCGGAACGGCTGGGTCTGGAGAGCTCACGAATGCGATTTGTCCCGGCTAGGGATGCGACACAAAGGGCGCGTAAAGGGCGATCCCGCAATTCCTCCGATAGGGCAGACGGCACAAGCGGGCGGTGCGGGAACGGTGAATTATCCAGATCACCAGGCGATTACGGTTCCGCAACGACCGGCGGCCGCATCATGGATGGACGCTGCACCCCAGCCATCGGTGGCCATCCGATGGCTAACCGCTTGGAGATCCCTTGTCCGCCAATCCGGTTCCCCTCGCCCGCGCCGTGCTGGGCGCGCTCGCGGTCACCGCCGCGCTGATCCACCTGCCGCACGCCCACGCGGACAACTCGGGATCCGCCGACGCCGAGCCCGCGAGCGCCGCGCCCTTCGCCCTCCTCCCCGGGCCGTCGCCCACGGTGCACGGGCCGGTTACCGCCATCGTCGTGCTCGGCTACGGGCTGCTGCCCGACGGCGGCATGCGCCCGGAGCTGATCGACCGGCTGCGCGCCGGATACCTGCAGGCCCTGCTGGCCCCGGTCTCGCCCGTCATCGTCACCGGC
Above is a genomic segment from Nocardia sputorum containing:
- a CDS encoding esterase/lipase family protein, producing the protein MKRSTYGRSSLAAVLLSVSVLAVGASGANAAPEAKPTEQQLADYIAAGRKVAPVADSGSAGTGSACTSGSGAGSGNGSGDCYGGSGSSSGSSGGYASDTVGYGPPMTSWLAAFGYGLTHPDVAPPGANDWNCKPTAEHPRPVVLVHGTWMNAYNGFAFMGQPIKDAGFCTFTFNYGRSNLLEGGGLGSVLPGVMGTGYIQDSAKQLATFVDRVLAATGASEVDLVAHSQGGSMSNWYTKFEGGAAKVKNLITYGATHHGTSLDGIGALGRAINNFGIDILGFIEIFVGHAGIQQTIGSDFVNKLNEGGDTISGVDYTVVGTRYDEITNPYDLTFLKPAPGVTVQNITLQDGCEQDVSDHLTMMYSPRALSIALRALDPAGHPNLDCTFNPWLLGGGGSL
- a CDS encoding YdcF family protein; translation: MSANPVPLARAVLGALAVTAALIHLPHAHADNSGSADAEPASAAPFALLPGPSPTVHGPVTAIVVLGYGLLPDGGMRPELIDRLRAGYLQALLAPVSPVIVTGGNARNGITEARAMADWLIARGIPAARIHLEPEADTTAQNAARSATIMRAIGAHDAVVITSADHVDRAVGTFHDAGVDVVGTVTPEQLPSRIWRFGPFA